The following are encoded together in the Aciduricibacillus chroicocephali genome:
- the trpS gene encoding tryptophan--tRNA ligase: METIFSGIQPSGTPTIGNYLGALKQFVQLQNDYNCYFCIVDEHAITVPQDRLKLRENIRSLAALYVACGLDPEQATLFIQSEVPAHAQLGWMLQSISYMGELERMTQFKDKSAGKEAISSALFTYPSLMAADILLYNADIVPVGEDQKQHLELTRDLAQRFNNRFNDIFTIPDIRMPEVGARIMSLQEPTKKMSKSDENEKGFISMLDTPKQIEKKIKSAVTDSEGVVKFDKVNKPGVSNLLTIHASCSGESIEELEKRFAGQGYGDFKQSTANAVLSVLQPIQEKHAELMQSEELDDILDSGAEKANQAANKTLAKAMKAMGLGRVKKRK; this comes from the coding sequence ATGGAAACGATTTTCTCAGGAATTCAACCGAGCGGCACGCCGACGATCGGCAATTATCTCGGTGCATTGAAACAATTCGTCCAGCTGCAAAATGATTATAATTGTTATTTCTGCATTGTTGATGAACATGCCATTACAGTGCCGCAAGATAGACTTAAATTGCGCGAAAATATCCGTTCCCTTGCAGCTCTTTATGTAGCATGCGGGCTCGATCCGGAACAGGCGACGCTTTTCATTCAATCCGAAGTGCCAGCACATGCGCAGCTCGGTTGGATGCTTCAGTCAATCAGCTATATGGGTGAATTGGAACGAATGACACAATTCAAAGACAAATCAGCAGGGAAAGAAGCGATTTCCTCCGCCTTGTTTACATACCCTTCCCTTATGGCTGCTGATATTCTTCTTTATAATGCTGATATTGTTCCTGTCGGTGAAGACCAGAAGCAGCATCTTGAGTTGACACGTGATTTGGCTCAGCGTTTCAACAACAGATTCAATGACATCTTTACTATTCCGGACATCCGTATGCCGGAAGTCGGTGCTCGAATCATGTCACTGCAGGAACCGACAAAGAAAATGAGCAAATCTGATGAAAATGAAAAAGGCTTCATTTCTATGTTAGATACACCTAAACAGATCGAAAAGAAAATTAAGAGTGCGGTTACTGATTCTGAAGGTGTTGTCAAGTTTGATAAAGTAAATAAGCCTGGTGTCTCAAACTTGCTTACGATCCATGCCAGCTGTTCCGGAGAATCTATCGAAGAGCTGGAGAAGCGTTTTGCCGGACAAGGCTATGGCGACTTCAAACAAAGCACAGCGAATGCTGTTCTTAGTGTACTTCAGCCGATTCAGGAGAAACATGCAGAGCTTATGCAGTCAGAAGAGCTTGATGACATTCTTGACAGTGGTGCGGAAAAAGCGAATCAAGCAGCAAACAAAACACTTGCAAAAGCAATGAAAGCAATGGGACTTGGACGTGTTAAAAAACGCAAATAA
- a CDS encoding putative glycoside hydrolase produces the protein MAASFVTGEVSAAEMTASAHTLRAVDVKPYDIHKPLKRFKFDSGLSFDYPHAVRGIYVTGPSAGGERFKELLNLVDKSDLNAMVIDVKEDYGKLTFKPEDEKFNWASDDFIKDPRQMLKTLEKKGIYPIARVVVFKDSVFAKKHPEYSFKENGEVWSNGKGESFVNPFNKEVWEYNVKVAKMAAELGFQEIQFDYVRFPEGFENKDEELEYSLGDYENSNLDPVKRRVQAVTDFVKYAKKELSPYDVDVAVDIFGYAATIPETPGIGQNFSKISENVDVISSMIYPSHWTSYFGIDMPDKEPYRLVNEYTKVENSILKKLKNPPVSRPWIQDFEAPWLYGGSSPTQYGKAEVEAQIKALNENGVNEFLIWNAGNKYTKGVDYTPLD, from the coding sequence ATGGCGGCATCTTTTGTAACAGGGGAAGTAAGTGCTGCTGAGATGACGGCGAGTGCTCATACGTTACGAGCCGTCGACGTCAAACCTTATGATATACATAAACCATTAAAACGTTTTAAGTTCGATTCGGGCCTCTCGTTCGATTATCCCCATGCAGTCAGAGGAATTTACGTAACAGGGCCTTCGGCAGGTGGAGAGCGTTTCAAGGAATTGCTTAACCTCGTAGACAAAAGCGACCTCAATGCAATGGTAATCGATGTGAAAGAGGACTATGGAAAGCTCACCTTCAAGCCGGAAGATGAGAAATTCAATTGGGCCTCAGACGATTTCATTAAAGATCCAAGGCAAATGCTAAAGACATTAGAGAAAAAGGGCATTTATCCAATTGCTCGTGTCGTTGTATTCAAAGACTCCGTATTTGCGAAGAAGCATCCTGAATATTCCTTTAAGGAAAACGGCGAAGTATGGAGTAACGGCAAAGGAGAATCCTTTGTCAATCCATTTAATAAAGAAGTCTGGGAGTACAATGTTAAAGTTGCCAAAATGGCAGCAGAGCTTGGTTTTCAGGAAATCCAGTTTGACTATGTACGTTTTCCTGAAGGATTTGAGAATAAAGACGAGGAATTGGAATACTCACTAGGCGATTATGAGAATTCAAATTTGGATCCTGTCAAAAGAAGGGTACAAGCTGTTACAGATTTTGTGAAATATGCTAAAAAAGAATTATCTCCTTATGATGTAGATGTTGCTGTTGATATTTTTGGATATGCGGCAACAATACCTGAAACACCGGGAATCGGACAGAATTTTTCTAAGATTAGTGAAAATGTTGATGTTATTTCTTCAATGATCTATCCAAGTCATTGGACGAGCTATTTTGGGATTGATATGCCTGACAAAGAACCTTACAGGCTCGTGAATGAGTATACTAAGGTAGAGAACAGTATTTTAAAGAAGTTGAAGAATCCTCCGGTCTCAAGACCATGGATTCAGGATTTCGAAGCTCCATGGCTATATGGTGGATCAAGCCCGACTCAATACGGGAAGGCCGAAGTGGAGGCACAGATCAAAGCTTTAAATGAGAATGGGGTCAATGAATTTCTCATATGGAATGCCGGAAACAAATATACAAAAGGTGTCGACTATACGCCGCTCGATTAG
- a CDS encoding beta-ketoacyl-ACP synthase III, protein MGVGLLGTGYYVPPKILTNKDLEKIVETNDEWIQTRTGIKERRIAADDVTAADMAYDAAVQALENAEVKAEELDMILVASITGESSTPSIACILQDRLGAFGASAMDINAACSGFLYAAVTAYQFIAAKTYSKILIIGTEKLTKITDWEDRNTCILFGDGAGAAVMGEVSDGKGILSFDLGANGTGGKHLYESDRGYLVQNGREVFKFAVRQMPDSVEKVIDKAGLGKEEVDFLVPHQANIRIMEAARQRIGIPEEKMAQSIRRYGNTSAASVPIALAEEVEKGNIKDGDLIILVGFGGGLTWGSLAMRWGR, encoded by the coding sequence ATGGGAGTCGGATTGCTCGGTACAGGTTATTACGTACCGCCAAAGATATTGACCAATAAAGATTTAGAGAAAATTGTAGAAACGAATGATGAATGGATTCAAACGAGGACAGGTATCAAAGAACGTCGAATTGCAGCAGACGATGTGACAGCAGCAGACATGGCATATGATGCAGCAGTCCAGGCATTGGAAAATGCAGAAGTGAAAGCTGAAGAGTTGGACATGATTCTCGTTGCTTCCATAACTGGTGAATCTTCTACACCGTCAATTGCATGTATTCTCCAGGACCGCCTTGGAGCTTTTGGCGCATCAGCAATGGATATCAATGCAGCATGCTCAGGGTTTCTCTATGCTGCTGTGACAGCTTACCAGTTCATTGCTGCGAAAACATATAGTAAGATTCTGATCATTGGTACAGAAAAACTTACAAAAATTACGGATTGGGAAGATCGCAATACATGCATTCTCTTCGGTGACGGAGCCGGTGCTGCTGTAATGGGTGAAGTTTCTGATGGAAAAGGAATTCTTTCCTTTGATCTTGGAGCGAACGGAACCGGTGGCAAGCACTTGTATGAAAGTGATAGAGGCTACCTCGTTCAGAACGGCCGGGAAGTATTCAAATTTGCAGTTAGACAGATGCCTGACTCTGTAGAAAAAGTTATCGATAAAGCCGGACTCGGAAAGGAAGAAGTCGATTTTCTCGTTCCGCATCAAGCGAATATCCGTATCATGGAAGCGGCACGTCAGAGAATTGGAATTCCGGAAGAAAAAATGGCACAATCGATTAGGAGATATGGAAATACATCGGCAGCATCAGTTCCAATCGCTCTTGCTGAAGAAGTGGAAAAAGGCAACATTAAAGATGGAGATCTAATCATTCTTGTCGGTTTTGGCGGAGGATTGACATGGGGATCCCTCGCTATGCGTTGGGGCCGGTAA
- the mecA gene encoding adaptor protein MecA, producing MEIERINENTVKFYISYIDIEDRGFEREEIWYDRERSEQLFWQMMDEVNYKEDFNVDGPLWIQVQAMDKGLEITVTKAQLSNNGEDIELPIEHGAADEMTVDEKIENILEEKFGNRHEMEDGSEEGSLSLIAQFIDFEDVIQLSHYFKEDEQNLITKLFAFKDKYFLYVEFPETMSDDKQEDLISQLFEFGDDSDMTIHLLEEYGKVIFDERSLSQVQMYFSA from the coding sequence ATGGAAATAGAGAGAATTAATGAAAATACAGTTAAATTCTATATATCTTATATTGATATTGAAGATCGTGGGTTTGAACGTGAAGAGATCTGGTATGACAGAGAGCGGAGTGAACAGCTTTTCTGGCAGATGATGGATGAAGTGAATTACAAGGAAGATTTTAATGTTGATGGACCACTTTGGATACAGGTTCAGGCAATGGATAAAGGTTTGGAAATCACGGTTACAAAAGCTCAGCTAAGCAATAATGGCGAAGATATTGAGCTTCCGATTGAGCATGGCGCAGCAGATGAAATGACTGTAGATGAAAAAATCGAGAACATTCTTGAAGAAAAGTTTGGCAACAGGCACGAAATGGAAGATGGGAGCGAAGAGGGAAGTCTTTCGTTGATTGCCCAGTTCATTGACTTTGAAGATGTCATCCAATTGAGCCATTACTTTAAAGAAGATGAGCAGAATCTTATTACGAAATTGTTTGCTTTCAAAGATAAGTATTTCCTATATGTAGAATTCCCAGAAACGATGAGTGACGACAAACAAGAAGACTTGATTAGCCAGCTATTCGAATTTGGCGATGACTCGGATATGACAATTCATCTGCTTGAGGAATACGGAAAAGTCATCTTTGATGAAAGATCACTCTCACAAGTACAAATGTATTTCTCTGCCTGA
- the fabF gene encoding beta-ketoacyl-ACP synthase II, with protein MEKNRVVITGIGAITPLGNDAKTLWNNLQEGKSGIDYVTRINREDFPVSAAAEVKDFDPTLYMDKKDAKRMDLFTQYAVAAAKMAVEDAKLVIDDSNADRIGVWIGSGIGGMQTLETQHQNFMEKGYRRVSPFFVPMMIPDMAAGQVSIQLGAKGINSCSVTACASGANSIGDAFKAIQRGDVDCMIAGGTEAPLTNMAFAGFSTAKALTFNENPSKASRPFDLNRDGFVMGEGAGILVLEKLDDALKRGAHIYAEIIGYGATGDAYHITAPAEGGEGAARAMNQALSDGGISPEQVDYINAHGTSTNLNDKYETMAIKTVFGDYAYKLAVSSTKSMTGHLLGAAGGIEAVISAKAIEDGIIPPTINYDTPDPECDLDYVPNEARKQKLDVVLSNSLGFGGHNVSLLFKKYE; from the coding sequence ATGGAAAAAAACAGAGTAGTAATTACAGGAATCGGTGCTATTACACCGCTTGGCAATGATGCAAAAACATTATGGAATAATTTGCAGGAAGGCAAATCGGGAATCGATTACGTAACTCGTATAAATCGTGAAGATTTTCCAGTTAGCGCTGCTGCTGAAGTAAAAGACTTCGATCCAACGCTTTATATGGATAAAAAAGATGCGAAGCGTATGGATTTGTTCACTCAGTATGCTGTGGCAGCTGCGAAGATGGCTGTTGAGGATGCAAAACTAGTCATTGATGACTCTAATGCTGACCGTATTGGCGTATGGATTGGTTCTGGTATCGGTGGAATGCAGACTTTGGAAACACAGCACCAGAATTTCATGGAAAAGGGCTATCGTCGAGTCAGCCCATTCTTCGTACCGATGATGATTCCGGATATGGCTGCAGGGCAAGTCTCTATCCAGCTAGGAGCAAAGGGTATTAATTCTTGCTCAGTAACAGCATGTGCTTCAGGTGCGAATTCAATTGGGGATGCTTTCAAAGCGATTCAGCGCGGTGATGTAGATTGCATGATTGCAGGCGGTACAGAAGCACCTTTGACAAACATGGCATTCGCTGGTTTCTCCACAGCAAAGGCACTTACTTTCAATGAAAATCCATCGAAAGCGAGCCGACCTTTTGATTTGAACCGTGATGGTTTTGTTATGGGCGAAGGAGCGGGGATTCTCGTTCTTGAAAAACTTGATGATGCACTTAAGCGCGGAGCTCATATTTATGCTGAAATCATCGGTTATGGTGCAACAGGAGATGCTTATCATATTACAGCTCCTGCAGAAGGCGGAGAAGGTGCTGCTCGTGCAATGAACCAAGCACTTTCAGACGGTGGAATCAGCCCTGAGCAGGTTGATTACATCAATGCTCACGGGACAAGCACGAACTTGAATGATAAATACGAAACAATGGCGATTAAAACTGTATTTGGTGATTATGCATACAAGCTTGCAGTTTCATCAACTAAATCAATGACCGGGCACTTGCTTGGAGCGGCAGGCGGCATCGAAGCTGTCATTTCCGCAAAAGCAATTGAAGATGGCATTATTCCGCCAACAATCAATTATGATACTCCAGATCCAGAGTGTGATCTTGATTACGTTCCAAACGAGGCGCGCAAACAAAAGCTTGATGTTGTTTTGAGCAACTCACTCGGTTTTGGTGGACATAACGTATCTTTGTTGTTTAAGAAGTACGAATAG
- the spxA gene encoding transcriptional regulator SpxA has protein sequence MVTLYTSPSCTSCRKAKAWLEEHEIPFTERNIFSEPLSLDEIKEILRMTEDGTDEIISTRSKVFQKLNIDIEHLPLKNLYNLIQQNPGLLRRPIILDEKRLQVGYNEDEIRRFLPRTVRTFQLREAQKMVN, from the coding sequence ATGGTAACACTTTATACCTCACCAAGCTGTACTTCATGCAGAAAAGCAAAAGCATGGCTCGAGGAGCACGAAATTCCATTCACAGAACGGAACATCTTCTCAGAACCACTTTCGCTTGATGAAATCAAAGAAATTCTGCGAATGACAGAAGACGGTACAGATGAAATTATTTCAACACGCTCAAAGGTTTTCCAAAAGCTGAATATTGATATTGAGCACTTGCCGCTGAAGAATCTTTATAATTTGATTCAGCAAAACCCTGGCTTGTTGCGTAGACCGATCATTCTTGATGAGAAGCGTCTTCAAGTGGGATACAATGAAGACGAAATCCGCAGATTCTTGCCGAGAACTGTACGTACATTCCAGTTGCGTGAAGCGCAGAAAATGGTCAACTAA
- a CDS encoding DUF3603 family protein — protein sequence MLYMHDVWVNWFEGEENAYSVCHFHEWRKEDTIDMLDQVPLLYITDELFTYIENDMHELPKCLLQKIHKKGYARKGQVRETLEYAAVITNGQEVLVFDTIGYQIPVRKSRLIPRQEQLVFSMIEKRSPESFGYRKGDYKKEYHMLSMPPHMVTGLTRKERQMKQLLMIALDQLKNTENPDELRYWLTEWDPKSYHMALDASEEEIWQKLYNGVSNGWGKRQEELCRKMVKGQAFLEKMWELEVGEEENSMK from the coding sequence ATGTTGTACATGCATGATGTATGGGTGAACTGGTTCGAAGGCGAAGAAAATGCGTATAGTGTTTGTCATTTTCATGAATGGCGCAAGGAAGATACAATTGATATGCTTGATCAGGTGCCGCTCCTTTACATAACAGATGAGCTGTTCACCTATATTGAGAATGATATGCACGAGTTGCCAAAGTGTCTATTGCAAAAGATTCACAAGAAAGGTTACGCTAGAAAAGGGCAAGTGAGAGAAACACTTGAGTATGCAGCAGTCATAACTAACGGACAGGAAGTTCTCGTATTTGATACAATTGGTTATCAGATTCCAGTTAGAAAAAGTCGTCTGATCCCCCGTCAGGAACAGCTTGTTTTCAGCATGATTGAGAAACGTTCACCTGAATCTTTCGGATATAGAAAAGGTGATTACAAAAAGGAATATCATATGTTGTCTATGCCTCCTCATATGGTCACGGGGCTAACAAGAAAAGAACGTCAGATGAAACAACTGCTTATGATTGCACTAGATCAGCTTAAAAACACAGAAAATCCTGATGAGCTTCGCTACTGGCTGACTGAATGGGATCCAAAAAGCTATCATATGGCCCTTGATGCCAGTGAAGAAGAGATATGGCAGAAATTGTACAATGGTGTTTCTAATGGATGGGGCAAACGCCAGGAAGAGTTATGCCGCAAAATGGTAAAAGGGCAAGCCTTTCTTGAAAAAATGTGGGAATTGGAAGTTGGAGAAGAAGAAAACTCAATGAAATAA